Genomic DNA from Epinephelus fuscoguttatus linkage group LG14, E.fuscoguttatus.final_Chr_v1:
CACACTGTAGGGATATTTATGCCTAATCAGAAGGTTTCCAGTCAAATTCGATTTTCCACCTCTGATGAAGAGCAGCGcatagcataaaaaaaaaaaaaaggtaaaactcATGCAAGTTGTAGACAAACTATTTTGACAGTTTGGGTCACAGGGTGTATCTAACCGAGGATGTCATATACCAAACACCCTGCACCAAACATGTACAGTCATCTGCCGCTACCACGTCAGCAGAGCAATAAATTAATGCACAGCAGACTATACGGCAGGTAGATTTTTTCTCTCATGAAATACTGTGCTTTACTTAATATTTCATGTTTCCTCAAATATATTGACTTCATTCTCGACTTCTCTTTGAACACAGATATGTGGTACATGTCTTTAATGTGCATCAGCAAAAATCTGTTAATGAATTGAAATTAATTACTTTATCACTGATGTCAATAGGTGCCACGAGAATTTTAAGAGGTTACTTCCCCCAAACACAAAGGGAGTGGGGAGTCTAATCATACCTACATTAtccattatatttttatattctgaATTGTCACTTGGCACcttcattttattgtttctcTTTACAGAAAGACATTGCCACCATGAATAGGTGCATGAAAGTTCACCAGaaagcaggaaattaagtgtttgatgctcaaaatttgaTGGGGGAAGACCTCCAGAACTCCCCCCACCCCCATGATGAAGCAAAACCTGTTCCCTTGACACCCAGCACTGTTTTTGTGTCGTTAGAAAACTGCTATCCTGAGAGAGAGGCCTCCAACCAGGGCAGAAGTGACTGCTCATTAGCCAAGCCAAAACCTGCTCAACCAGTTCCAAACCTGTATATCCTTTTACAACTACCAAAGAGACAGCTCAGCTCTGATGCATGCAACACACCCGATGAGCAAtcaaaaaagcttttattttcttccaAACTTTTTCATTAGGATTAGGTCATGCACACTATTTAAAACATGATTAGAGATGGGTGTAGTGATGCTCACCCAATACCCAGGTAAACAATTCTTGGCTTCCAAACTGACAACATCCAGTACACACTGCATGAAGTTACATGAACAGATCCAACACGGTCATCTCACCTGGTAGTCTTTCCTTAAAACATTAGGGACATCCATGTTATGGGTAGATGGGCAGATATCTTCCAACTTCTTCCCAGTAAAGAGGTCAATTCCAACAAGGTGAACCTGGGGAAGACGGACACCGTAACTGATTAGACCTGGCCTCGGGCCATGTAAGCATAGGCGGGGGGGTTACTTGTAAAACTGTGAAACATCAGGCAAAAATTACAAGAGTGCCTTGAGCTCTGAATTCCAAAGGATGCACAAGGAGGTTTTACCTTAGCGTGTCCATGCTTGCCAGTCTTGGAGGTAGACATTTCGACAATCTTGCAGGGACGTTTTTTTATCATGACATGGCCATTCTTCCTCAATGCGGAGCACTGCACTGGGTATGTTGTGGAGGCCCCAGAGTCGGCTTGGTCGAAATGTGGTTCATCATCTGCCATGATGGGCTGTTTAACACCACCCCgggaaaaagaaacaagaacaCCAAATGAGACTGACAGCAGCATTACTTACACAGATGAGTGTTGCATTATGAACCAGTTgtacaaatataaaaaggaaTAATTTGGTTTTTGTCGTGGGGGACCTGGTGAGCACTGTTTTGTAAACACAGGACTATGACTACAACCAGGGTTAGCTTAGACTCCTCAGCAGCTCTTGTAAAGTAAATTGTAGcataagtacctcaaaattcAATAATATATAAAAGGGACATGGCAGCCAAAAGTACTTTGCTACACGCTGCTCGCCATTAAAATGCATCTCTCCAAACAAAAGCTGACCCACTTTCaggtttgttttaattttaacctTACTTTCCCCACTCAGGTACAAACAAATATCCAAGGAGAGGCACCCGTATGTCGCGAGCCACCTAAGTTACCCGcaaagctaacagctaacgttaattgCTAATGTGTCAAATTAACTTGTGAGCCGTGTCGCTGCCGCCTCAAATCATCCTCCACTCACTGTCACAGGAGTTAGGTTAACACGTAGCCAACTTATTAGTCAACTGCGTCCACGAAGTAATCTTTAAAACAGCTAAAGTTAGCGCCACAATCGCCGGGCAGTTGGATAAGTAAGCTAGCAAACACCATTAACTAGTTAGCTTTGTTACGTGGCAGCTGGGCCAGATGAGCATCTTACACGGTAGCTTAAAGCTAAGTTAGCTTCAGGTTCCCACCTCGTGTGTTGTCTTGTCATGGTTAGCTAAACTGGCTAACACGACCAACACCCATTCACACTGGCTGGCGCTGctgttgctaatgttagctaaagtaTTGTGCTAACTTCTTTCAGTCGCTCACAGCTTGGGAAGTTAATGATTAACTAACCGGGACCGCAAACGCCTCCCAGTACTGCACACTGGGTAAGGCCTCGCTACACAGCAACACAACAGCGTTAGCTCCTTTgtgactgaaataaaatgtaacttCGCCCCTGCAGTGGACTTACCTGTGTCTTCCGTAACGCTAGACTAAAGAGGAAGAGTCACTTCGCATGCGTAGAGCTTTTGTAGCGCAGGAGGAGCAGACAGGGCAGGTACGAGCCCCGGTGACGAGGTGCGGGAGGAGGGAGGAGCCCGCTCAGAGAGATCCTCCTTGTGACGGTGCAGTGTCTGCCTGCCCTGCATGGGACACCTGCACCTCCACCTGCACAACACTGTCCTGTAACATGCAAAAATATAATCTTTGTAAACCTGTAAGCATGCAAGTTAAACTAAAATGCCTATCCAGTTATAAGTAGTGGAGAGTATCCACCTACACTGCAACTGACTAACACAAAAAGTATGTAACCGCCTTTGTCACTCTGCTGCTTTATTTTGCTCACATGGAAATCCCCTGTGCCACCTCCCATGCTCTTTGGATTCAAGCTGTTTTAAATTGCATGAAACATaacaaataaaatcagacaCACTCTCAAAGGATCTATAAACAAATTGTGTGTAACATGGACACCCTTCTCCATTGCCCTGCAGTTCCAGATTAagcctttgaaacctgagcaaattgaatttatttcttcaaaaaaaaaaaaaaaaaaaaacatgggaagaaagCAATGAGAAATGAAAGATAACATGAGGCCAAAAAATTgacaaaaaggaagaaagaaaagaaagttgaaaacaaacaaaaatgacctGGGAAGAGTGTTTAAAAATGATCATAATTCtttaacataatttaaaaatgtaataataataataataataataataataataatatagctttttttccaagtttttttttaaatcttttttaacttttttttttattaaaattatttatttatttatttttcaatttgtGGGACACAAAGTTGTTCATTTCCTTTATTCGTAAAACAATCGTACCAAtatgctcagggttcaaaggctgaaatacttgcaaaaggtgtctgacagcagcacaagGAAAGTGATGTCACTTCAGGTTTCACAGAGTTAATACATCTTCTAATATCAATGCAAGAGGCCTGCCCTGGACTGTTTTTGATGTAGCTGACCTGTAAACTCctgtattaaaatattttatttatttatttatttgtctattttttgtctttggtttcactttttatttatcttgtGTGTACAAATATAgtttatatacatacacacatgttgTATAGTTGCTGCTaatgtatttttacagttttgccAAACAATTTACAAGTGCAATGATCCTTTAAATGTAGTTCTACTTGAAAATccagtgaataaataaatggtggaaagtaactaagtacatttacttacagtattttaattttctttttgatcATCTACTGTAAGAATGCATCACTGTAAATTAACAAACTAGTCGAAGCTGCAACATCAACATGCTCCACAATGCACAGTGCAGTGTTGAGGATCACTGAGCTACATGTAATTAAACTAGCATGCTACTTTAACTATACTACTACTTTAACCATAACTTAGTACTTTACTCACACAAAACCGAATGGATGCTGTTCACCAAGGCTGCTCATACTGCATCTTTCAATATTCATTCTGCAAATGGCACATCCACAGAGAGAGTCATCAGTATAAATACCTTGGTATATGGCTTAATTTTAGGCAACATATTGAAATTCTGACTGCCAGATTGAAGACAATACTTGGCTGGCTGTACAGAAATAAGAACTGTTTTCCTTTTGTACATAGAAAAAGAATTGTagattctgtatttttgtctgttttggattATCTACACTGAAACTACAACTACTATTAACTACACTCAggtcacaaatatttttccttgagcctccctgagtgactggctAAAAACTGAAAGACTTTTAACacttaccctttgatgtttgaaagttaaaaaatTATATCCTGGCGTTGAATAAAGCCTTGGTATTTTACTCGTGTCTTTCCTGTTAGTTAACAATTTATTTTCTAACAAATTTTCAAATGAGAtgcaaaataaagtgattttgattaaacaccactttttttaaactcagATTTGGGTACATTTCGTTATCTGACGCGAGCATTTGTTGCATATGATGTGTCCAAGAACTGtgggaaatttgaaaatccaacaataatttctgttttttacagtttattacTGTAATAAATGGTgtaataaagaaaacatgcctttggTTTGGAAGGTGTGTTTTCTTGTTGCACCACCACCTCCCTCCTCATagataaagaacagtcccttagttgtttgtttgtttggtctgtTTTTATGTGGTTAACtactcaaactgcaaacaattTGGGGCCATAAAAAGAAAGgaatgatttattatttttattctacCATTGCTCCACTATTGTAATTGAACCCCATTTGATCACAGTTAGTCAtaaatattgattattgatcagAGAAGTTGTTGCGTGCTGTTTTAGAAGATACCTGGCTTACTGAGTAACCCTGAAGGCCGGTGTCTGACTGATGGACGTTGTTTACAAAACCAAAGCTGACATTCCTGCACTTTCACATGAACTGTGgggtattttatttatttagtttacaGATGACCTGTGAACAAGTGAACACCTGTTACAATAAATTCAGTTGAGTGGCATTTTTTTGCAGTATGTAACTTTTTGTGTCACATGTACATTGTAAACatcatcttttcattttgttacaTAGTCGTTTGAACTAAGTTTTCGAAGTATTTTTAGTTAACCAAACTAGATTTCTCCCGGAGATAGTTTTGATGTTGTTCAACTTCTTCCAGTGTGAAAGTATGCTTTCAAAGTAGCTCCCTTAGCCCAGTGACTACTTTAACTTAAGAGGATCTTCTTCTATCCATTTGCCAATCGTCAAAATGCGGTTTAAGATGGTTGCCTACATTCATGGGTTAAaattcattctttcatttgaCCCTAAAGAGTAAGAAATacgcttttttccccctttaagACATGAACAGAAGTCCAGTTTTTCCTTTTATATTTACCACTAGAGCACAAAACCGGTGTGATAACTACagtagaaagacagaaaatgtgaATGTAACAGATTCTTTATGGCTTAACAGACTATGACATTGTAAACTCCTGCACCTCTTTCAAtaggtttttgttttcactgttgaGGTTGAACAAAAGTACCGGCAGTTTCCTTTGTTCCCAGGCGTGTGGTGACTTCTGACTGTTTAGCTCAGAGCAAAATTGCAGCGTTTACTAGGAAATGCAACTGCAAGCTTGTAATCAGTTTTAAACTCGTCTGGGGGCGTTGCTGGGGGCTGTGTTAGAGAGACGTGTCTTTGAGTAAACAGACCTGTAGAAACTGTGCTCTTGTATCAGTTAAACAGTCAATGACACACTTGTCTGCTCTGTGCTCTTCCTGATTGGTCTGAATGTGGATCTTCTTAAAGCCACTGGCTATAAACAAATGAGTGTTCCCTGAAACAAAGCACGGTTACTTGGGTAGACAAAAAGATATGTTATTGTTTTCTTAAAGGTCCCCTTCAGACATGAACCACGTGTATAAAAACACTCTGTTCTGAAAGTTGCAAGCTGAACGTTTCTCGCATCACTtcaacgcagacctcctgtctatttttgtaagctgaaaccatttccctcagtggaaaccaaGCTTTTATTTGCTTCAATTTCATTTAGTGAAGATAGTAAAGCCTctacaaaaacagcatttaagtcttgtgtgtgatttatcctggcttcatatgagtagaagaaATCTCTGCTTATCgcgaggctaatttatacagtgtaaaatgccatatgcttgtgctaataacattagcatgttgtatttgtttggaagaTGTGTTCAGTAAATGAgctgttttgtcggtgaaccttgtaagatgtaatggagctgaattttgtagcATTAccattgttaaatgttgctgttgtccctggcttaatatgagtagaggaaaagtccgctagccactaagctaatttatacaatgtaaaatgccataggcttgtgctaataacattagcatgttgtacttgtggggaaaatgtgtccagcgaAAGACAAATGctctgtctgtgaatgctgcgagttataatgaagctgatttgtgtacttatgtttgaaattgttgctataaagccatgtttaatgtgtgtttaatctgtgttttgtgtgtgtttggaatcaactaaagtttacagcacttcacagaaactccgctgccaactagtgttttggaggtgtaactgcagagtgagacagacacacctctgcacaagtataaatgctcagaacAACATAGGCTCTGCACAGAGCTGACGCACatgtataaatcctgcttaagaaGGTCTCTGCTTTGACCTTTCACCTTCATCATTCTACACGGTGAAGGCCAAACTTTCATTTGGAGTTAGAcgagcaaaacacatttttgagtgaagGGGTGcttaaaattacatttcaaaacagAAAATGGTGGAGTAATTCCATGAATGAGTAATATCCAGATGTAACCAAACATCACTGCAGCACAACAGACTCTTTATTAGATGAATACTTTTCCTTAAGAGCTCTGCAAATATAAACACTGACTCAGTTTCAGATGCAAGGATTTCACAGTTCCAgtcttttaaaatgcattttaagtGGTAaaccagcagaaacaagctgtgagATCAACAGTGACAAACATGATAGCCATAAGAGGTCTATTTATAAATCCTACAGACATGTTAGCACTCATtaggaaatgtgtttttgggcCCCCAATGAATGTAGGCCCCAGATGTACTCTCCTTTTAAAAACGAAGCCGTGTGAGCAGTTGAAGTGAACTTAAACACAAGACACTACAAAGctcaataaaactgaaaagaacTGCAGAGTCGGGTCATAATTCTCTGTAGGTTCAGCAATGCAAGCATCCCCTTTCACAAACATATAGTCATGTTATCCAATATTGACTGTACCTGCTTCGATGATCAAGTCACATGATTGCAGTGCAAGATCATTTGATTGAATGTAAACACCACTCCATATAACGGAAACATGATACTGTGAGTCACTGCTGGTTTTTAGGTAGTTCTCATAGttagtttataaaaaaaaacaacaccctCCTTAAGTCACAAAGTAATTATTATAAAACTATAAGGATGTATGTACTtcagaggtccagtgtgtaagatgtaGGGGGATTCAGTGTCTTACAGCAGTAAAGACAGTCAAACCGATGGTTTGTCGAACCTCggattcaggaggagcaatgcgGATTCTGTCCTGGCCGTGGAACAATGGACCAACTCTTTACCCTTGCAATGCTGCTGGAGGGATtgtgggagtttgcccatcaAGTCtacgtgtctgtgtgttgtggaCTTGGAGAGTGCTTAAGTCCACGTCGCTCCAGAAGTCTTGTGGGGGGTACTACAGGACTAGGGGGTATCGGGCTTGCTGGTATGAGCCATCtggtccctgtatgaccaaagagTTGCGTTCGCATACTCGACATTAAGTCAAACATGATCTCAGTGGGTGTTAGcctgtttgtgattttcatgaACAGGATCTTTAGGTGCAGCCGGGGGAGGAAGAGGTTTGGTTTGGgaacctcagaattgcatctctgctttttgcagatgatgtggttctgttcaCTTCATCACACcttgacctccagcatgcactgggaaAGCCAAATGTAAAGCTGTCAGGAtaagagtcagcacctccaaatctgaggccacgTTGTTCACgcgtgagggtagaatggagcgtgagatgtaccggcggtttggtgcagcttctgcagtgatgcgagCGCTGTGCCAGACTGTCgtggaaggcgaagcttttgatttactggtccatctactacgcaggttgattttagcgctgctcatcgtggactatattgctgtcaattttcattttagtcaaaccatacagtttgaaaacgaggcgcggctccaactagaaaacaatgttttgatgcattggatgtgctgaatgtgcatattaagtcagtacaggaggaggtgcacattaataatcctccaggactgtaacatgctcatgtttaacccaaacaatgtgtcatgtgactgcagttggatCAGATTGAGGTCAGAACACGTTATCatcacaaacaaaccgcaccatgagttcgtttgtaaccagaccgagaccacctcttcaagaaggtctcagtctggttgttttgttgcgcacctgagtgtgatttcctagttcacacctgcccaaacgaaccgcactttgGGGGCAAATTAACTTGaatttgattgaactgaaccattATTAAAGAATTATTATATTAGCTTCgatttctgccaataaatccctgttaatcctacacactggacctttaacactTCACTTGTGAAATACTGACAAATGGACATGCCCTtgcacacacttacaaactgaCCATGCAAATACATAGTTGTATTAGTGCAGTCTTCTATCAGGAGAGACCTCAGAGATGAAGTCCAAAAGACTAACGTCCCGACTGATGAAGACACATCTGGCGTCAAAAGCGTCTTTTTAGCAAGGTTTGTTGCCTCTACTCTTTGTGCTCATGTACAGTTTGGACTTAATCTCTAAAGCCTCTCCTGATAGAAGACTACCCTATTCTGAAAGCACCAGAGAGACGTGCCACTCTTTAAGTTTAAACGTGCTAAACCTTTTCCTTCCTCTACACCGCTGTTGCTTTAGGCATCTGTGGATGATTTGAGCTGCTGCAGTTCCGCAGTGTCTATGGGGATCTGCGCCGACTTTTTCCGGCCCTTCTGGAAGACAGCAGAAATCTCCTCAAAAGATTTTCCCTTGGTTTCAGGGACCCGGAAATAAATAAAGGCAGTGAAGCCGAAAAGCAGAACAGCAAACAGGATGAAAACATAAGAATCCAACAAAgcctggaaaaaaagaaaaaaaaagacagtcagGAGGGACAGTGTGTCTGATTTTCTGAGTTTACAGTACATATGTGTGTCCTCTCTGCCTACCTGTATGTATGGAAAGGTCATGCCTACGATGAAGTTGCTGGTCCAGTTGCAGCAGCCAGCTAAAGCGATAGCTGCAGGCCGAGGTCCTTGACTGAACAGTTCAGCGACTATGAACCATGGAATGGGACCAGGACCAATTTCAAAGAAACTCACAAAGAGGAAGATTGCTGACATGCTGACGTAGCTCATCCATGAGTATTCATCCTGGAGAGAGAAGTTCACCAGTCAGGGTAGTTTTCTGATTACTTAACATGATAAAATGCTACCTGAGAAACAGCagaatttatacttgtgtgtctgcttgtatacgtgtgagcatttttacttgtgcggtggtgtgtctgtggagTGGGGTTTCTGGGGTTTctcacattaaacatggtttCATAGTGacaattttaaacacaagtacacaaatctgcttcactataacttgcagcattcacagacaaagcacttttcttttgttctacacattttccccacaaatacaacatgctaatgtttttagcacaagcctatagcattttacattgtataaattagcctagcagctaacagacttctcctctactcatatgaacccagggacaacagcaacatttaacaaaggtaatgttacacaattcggctccattacaactcacaaggttcactgacaaaacaactgtcttatactaaacacgttttccaaacaaatacaacatgctaacgttattagcacaagcctatggcattttacattgtataaattagcctagcgacaagcagagatttcctctgctcatatgaagcctggataaatcacacacaagacttaaatgCTATTTTTTGTGGTCATTCTTATGTCAAATTCATGATGGGTAACAAACATTTTTACTCTTCACAAACCTTTATTGGCAAGACATGTCAGTAAAGTGAGTTATTTAGTTTGAAACAAATGTCCCTTCTAACAAATATGTGGAGTTTAGGAGGACAGCCACACTAGTGTAACTTTTCAGCACCCCATATGATCAATACATGCTGAGAACACTGCGGCACTGATGCTGTCAGGGATGCTTTGATAAACTTGCCCAACTTCCCTCCTCACTTGGCAGATATATAGTCAGTGATCTTGATGCATTAATCCACAGAGCGGAAGTGGTGGGCAGAGTGAGAGTGAAATTGGTGCGCATAGATTTCCTTTCTTCAAAAAATGTAAGACTTGAAGTCTCCAGCATGGGTGAGCACAAAAACTgctaaggaaaacaaaaagcttGTGGTGACAGCTGAGCTCTACCCAACTGAGCAAACTGAgctgctgatgaagaccatgacATGCagctgaaagctccagaactAGCCACACAGATGTCATGTTGACAACAACACAACAGGATGACCTACGCTGCTAAACAAGTTTGTCTCAATGCGTCATTACCTGGTGGTGacgaacaaaacaaacaattaaaggCCACGTCAATAAAACTGGCCAGTCACAAAAATAGATTGGAGTTCAGCTCTGGTTGTTGACAAACTAAAGCTGTGACACATGATTTAACAAACCTGGAATCTGAGGCCGAGTGTCATGGCAGCTGCACAACAGCACATCCCTGCCAGACCAACCAGAGTCAGAGTGCGCCTGCCAGCCTTGTCCACCAGAGCAACCTAGAACATAACAGTGTTAACATTAACAGTGTTTACCTGTGTGTTAGTCTGTGGTATGTGTGTTGAAGAAATAAGGAAATACAAGTGTGCGTCAATGGTTTAACATCCATATGTGTGTCCCAGGCAGTAATTTTAATATATAATGGGGGTGATCATACACTGACTAATACAGATGGATGACTCAACCTCTCTCttaaagtgaagccaaaacaattTGACCGCCCTCTGGTGGCTGGCTACAGTATAGGTTATAAACCCTGCCCcttccatgttagcagatgggctACACAAAAATTTCAAAGTGTATGttaaataaatttttcccaaagattgtttctgtcattttaagtAGTTCTTCAGACTGATGTTTGCTCAAGTGGtcattttcctaaaaaaaaaaattctccagGTCTTTATTGTATATTTCTTATTGTAAATTAAATTGTGCAGCATGTGCCTGTCATGTTTATTGTGTAAGGCAGAAATTTGTTACCTTGGGATAGACTTCAGCCCCAtgaccctcaacaggataaggggttacagaaaatgaatgaatgaatgaatgaatgaatgaatgaatgaatgaatgactgctGGTTCTTGTGTTATGCTGTGCTGCAGTTCTGTATGTGGTTTGTACAAATGGCTGCACCTCAGCAGAAGCTGTAGCTTGACTGCTGTCGGTATGTACAATCAGTGTCACACTGTACTGCCTCTATTATGTAGGCCTTATCACTGTCTGTAGTTTTTGGAAAGGGTTACTATatcataaaaaaggtcataaaaaaagtcataatatagtcaCAGTTTGAGaactttgagaaccactgtgtTGAGATCtttgtttcaaaatgctctAGATTAGCTGTTAAGTTTCTAGAAATTTCTCTTGAGGGATTCCCTGTAGACCCCCCAGGAGGGTTGGTGCTGACTGACAGTGGTCGGCCCAATGTTAAATAGGTGATTACAgccctgtgtgtgcatgttgtctgtgtgtgttatgcatCTGCATGCATGCAAATGTAGCTACTCACAGACACCAGAGTGAAGACTGTGTTGATGACCCCGACTCCTATAGTGGCGTAGACCGGCTGACCGACACCAGCCCGAGTGAAGATAGCCGTGGAGTAATAAAAGATCTGgaagac
This window encodes:
- the eif5a2 gene encoding eukaryotic translation initiation factor 5A-2, producing MADDEPHFDQADSGASTTYPVQCSALRKNGHVMIKKRPCKIVEMSTSKTGKHGHAKVHLVGIDLFTGKKLEDICPSTHNMDVPNVLRKDYQVIGISDGFLSLMDDSGATREDLKVPETDLGKEITSKFDAEETFMVTVLKACDEEAVVGIKAMA